Below is a genomic region from Magnetovibrio sp..
CCACGGCGTGGCAACCAAGAAAGCCATCATGGGCGCGCTGACGCTGTATTTGGACTTTATCAACCTGTTCTTGATGCTGTTGCGTCTGTTCGGCGACCGCCGCTAACGCAAGCCTCACAAGCCGACAAACAAACCGCCCGGGTCATCCTGGGCGGTTTTGTTTTGGGCTTAACGTACGCCGCGGCGCAGCAGTTCCATCGCCGCGTTAATCTGGCTCATACGCTGATGGCAGCCATCCTTGCCGTCTGGATGATAAACCGTAGCCAAGCGACGAAAGCGCATGCGCACGGCGTTGAGGTCGGCGACCGAGCCGGGCGGAAACCCCAATACATACAGCGCTTGTTCGCGGGTGTGCACTCCGTCCGGCAACGGCTCGAAATGCAGCGCCTGGACGACGTTGCGCAACCGTTCCAGCTCATCGTGTGTGTTGCGCAACAAAATATGTTGGGCTTCTTGTTCCATTTCCGCTTCGGATTTAGCGGCCTCAGATTCCACGCCGACACTCATATGTCCGCGTTCGATGGCCAAGGCTAGGGCTAGGGCCTTACGTATGGTTTCGATAGCAAAACCGGGAGCCATGCGCACTTGCAGACGCGGTTTGCGCCGCCACGGCTTGCCTTCAGAGCGGCCAGATTTCAGCACCACCGTTTCGCGGTCATCACGTGCGGGCTCACCGGGATCTTTGTAAGCATCGATCTCATTTCGCGGCACCACCAAAACCACAGATCGGGCCAGATCGGCGACATTACAGTGCTTCGATGCGGCCAGCGCCAAGATCTCGTCGCGAAAGCGACTGGAACAGGGCACCGTGTAGGAGTGTTTGTTGGAGAGTTTTTCGCTCATGCTCATCTTTCGCTCACCTGAAGGTGAGAGCAATGACACCGACGACAATGCCCCTATGATGCCGTGTTGTTCAAAGGCCAAAACATTCTCGAATATCGCACCTGTCGGCACCGGTTATCCGATCAGTTTAGGATTTTCCGGCCTCAGGTCAACTGCGAATGTTGTTTTTTCACCAAACTGGAGCATGATTAGTGTCTATTTACCTGCTCCTCGAGACTTGAAAATAAGGTAACATACAAGAAAAAATATGTAACATCATGATATATAACAAAACATATTCCCTTAAATATTTGTTAGCAATATTACCCGAACTGGTGCGTGCGACGTTATATCTGCGCAGAAACGACTCTAAACGCGACAGATTTTTGATAAACCCTGTCAATTATCAAGCCAAATCATGGCCTAAACCAAGTGCTTAACTTCATATGTTGTTTGTACCTGCTTGGTCTTTGAGAATTGTACTCCCGTCCTGACGACGAGCATCGATCACCGCTGCCGAACGGTGTCCTCAGCCACACAATTGCGGCTCAAAATCGCGGCTCGATATGACTGAAGATGCCCTTGATTTTACTTTTGAGGATCGGTCAGACGTTTATGATTTGTTAACCATGCTGCAGAGGATTTAACATCAGACCAGATGCTGGGCCGATACGACGACGAACCCAGCTGTTTAGTTTAGATCGCGATTGGTCTCTGAGAGTCTATTCGTACCACAGTCGAGCCACGCATTTTCATTACGAATTATAAATGAATAAAAAATACCAATTATTCAATACGTTATATGTTTATCTGACCCGATTTGTTGGTCTAACCGGGCCAATTATACGGCAAGGCGAAAAACGAGCGCCTTAAGCCCGCTATATCCGCTCGCTAAAGCCCACCGTCAACTCGGGTTGTATGCGACTGCGATCAAAGCTGCGCCTATAATCATTTCTTTTTGCTTATTAATTTTCTGGTAACCATAATATTCGCCGACCGTATCGACTAAAATCGCCCCATTTTTTCAACCTGAAACGGACATCGTTGCACATGCAATCGAAGCCCCATCCTCGGATTTGAAAAACGCTACGTAGGCGATATGGATCACTCCGCCGCAACGACGGGACGCGATCTTGATGATCCCCAGCCATACACGGCCAAACCGAGCCAGATGAACGCAAACGCGATCAAGTGAGCGGTGGTGAACGGCTCATCGAAGACAAACACCGCCAACAGAAACTGCGCCGTGGGTACGATGTACATCAGCAATCCAATGGTCGAAAGACGCAAGATTCGCGTCGCACGCGCAAACAGCAGCAACGGCAACGCCGTGACCAGTCCAGTTCCCGCCAACAGCGCACTGTCCGCAACGCTGCCGCCGAACGTCGTCGCGCCGTCGTGCAGAGGCAACCAGGCGATGTAACTCAGCGCCACCGGCAACAACAGCAAGGTTTCCAGATACAGTCCCGGTAACGACCCCACCGGCGCAGTCTTGCGCACAAGGCCATAAATCGACCAAGACACCGCCAATCCGATAGACACCCATGGCACTTGGCCGAGGTTGATAACCAACACCGACACGCCGACCACGGCCAAGGCAATGGCCGCCCAGGCCGCGATGTGTAAGCGCTCGCCCAAAAACACCACGCCAAGGGCGACGCTCATCAAGGGACTGATGTAATATCCGAGGCTCGATTGAAGCACCAAATCATGGGCCACCGCCCAAATGAAAATGCCCCAGTTGGTCGCCACCGCCAGCCCTGAAAGCGCCATCGTGCGTA
It encodes:
- a CDS encoding J domain-containing protein; translated protein: MSEKLSNKHSYTVPCSSRFRDEILALAASKHCNVADLARSVVLVVPRNEIDAYKDPGEPARDDRETVVLKSGRSEGKPWRRKPRLQVRMAPGFAIETIRKALALALAIERGHMSVGVESEAAKSEAEMEQEAQHILLRNTHDELERLRNVVQALHFEPLPDGVHTREQALYVLGFPPGSVADLNAVRMRFRRLATVYHPDGKDGCHQRMSQINAAMELLRRGVR
- the rarD gene encoding EamA family transporter RarD encodes the protein MMQDLPNATQIRDSAQSASLAQGVSLALGATAMWGMFPLVFKTVAHIPALEVLAHRSAWSLVFVTLLMVAVGRRGEIFSKSFYAPRTLRTMALSGLAVATNWGIFIWAVAHDLVLQSSLGYYISPLMSVALGVVFLGERLHIAAWAAIALAVVGVSVLVINLGQVPWVSIGLAVSWSIYGLVRKTAPVGSLPGLYLETLLLLPVALSYIAWLPLHDGATTFGGSVADSALLAGTGLVTALPLLLFARATRILRLSTIGLLMYIVPTAQFLLAVFVFDEPFTTAHLIAFAFIWLGLAVYGWGSSRSRPVVAAE